A DNA window from Vigna angularis cultivar LongXiaoDou No.4 chromosome 1, ASM1680809v1, whole genome shotgun sequence contains the following coding sequences:
- the LOC108328873 gene encoding uncharacterized protein LOC108328873, with the protein MAGFGGIQGPLPVFDGKQFEDWHIKMQAIFGFQDVSQCVSPKIFNKISKAATAKEVWDILVKTYGDGDRNIKVKLQALRRQFEILVMDESETVAEYFDKVQELVNKMRVCKDGISDEYIVDKILRTLSSRFDNVVVAIEETRRKETMEIEELLNSLEAHEFRINERRQCQEQALQARSQWKGKKVFKKGGKGGKKGKDSQDQQGEESGESSKMKNQKNGAKNKPKKRANLAQEEESDSEPVMLMAKTEENSLEKDVWYLDTGCSTHMTGRKDWFVRIQDAAQGKIRFADDRSLVAEGTGRVVIRDAGGKEVTIEEVLYVPGLKSNLLSLGQLL; encoded by the exons ATGGCAGGATTTGGAGGAATACAGGGGCCACTACCAGTGTTTGATGGGAAGCAGTTTGAAGACTGGCACATCAAAATGCAAGCCATTTTTGGCTTCCAGGATGTTTCACAG TGTGTCAGCCCAAAGATCTTCAACAAGATCTCCAAGGCTGCTACTGCTAAGGAGGTATGGGACATCTTAGTGAAGACTTATGGTGATGGAGACAGAAACATAAAGGTGAAATTGCAGGCACTGAGAAGGCAATTTGAAATTCTAGTCATGGATGAGAGTGAAACCGTGGCTGAGTACTTTGATAAGGTACAAGAATTAGTGAATAAGATGAGGGTTTGTAAAGATGGGATATCTGATGAGTACATTGTTGACAAGATCCTGAGAACTTTATCATCCAGATTTGATAATGTTGTGGTTGCAATAGAGGAAACTCGAAGGAAGGAAACCATGGAGATAGAGGAACTGTTGAACTCATTAGAGGCTCATGAATTTCGTATTAATGAACGCAGACAATGCCAGGAGCAGGCCCTGCAGGCCAGATCTCAGTGGAAAGGCAAGAAGGTGTTCAAGAAAGGAGGAAAAGGTGGTAAGAAGGGCAAAGATTCACAGGACCAGCAAGGAGAAGAGTCCGGTGAATCAAGCAAGATGAAGAATCagaagaatg GTGCTAAGAACAAACCAAAGAAGAGGGCTAATTTGGCTCAAGAGGAGGAATCTGATTCAGAACCAGTAATGTTGATGGCTAAAACTGAAGAAAATTCATTAGAGAAAGATGTGTGGTACCTAGATACTGGGTGCTCTACCCACATGACAGGGAGAAAAGACTGGTTTGTGAGAATTCAAGATGCTGCACAAGGAAAAATTCGATTTGCTGATGACAGGAGTTTGGTGGCAGAGGGTACAGGCAGAGTTGTTATAAGGGATGCAGGAGGAAAAGAAGTTACAATTGAAGAGGTATTGTATGTACCAGGCTTGAAATCAAATCTGCTAAGCTTGGGGCAGCTATTGTAG